The segment GTGCCGTTTACGACTACGGCCAAAACGGTGCTGAACTGAAGAACAACATCAAAGAGTATTGGTGGAAGTTTATGACCATGCTCCATGAAAACATTGTGGGCATTGATGCTGCCATTTTTATGCACCCCACTACCTGGAAAGCTTCCGGCCATGTGGATGCCTTTAACGATCCGATGATCGATAACAAAGATTCTAAAAAGCGCTACCGTGCGGACCAGTTGATTGAAGGATACATTGAGAAGCTGGAAGAGAAAATTGAGAAGGAAGTTGAAAAGGCCGCCAGGCGTTTCGAGAATTTTGATCGTGCCATGTTTGTGAGCACCAACACCCGGGTGCTTGAATACCAAAAAAAGATTGACGAGGTAAATGAAAGGTTAAAGGAAGCGATGGGCTCCGGAAACATGGAGGCTATGAAGCAACTCATCATTGACCTTGAAATTGCCGACCCTATTTCCGGTTCACGCAACTGGACCGATGTGCGCCAGTTTAACCTGATGTTCTCCACCGAAATGGGATCCGTGGCCGATGATGCAAACAAAATCTATCTACGCCCCGAAACCGCCCAAGGCATTTTTGTAAACTTCCTGAACGTACAAAAAACCGGTAGGATGAAAATTCCTTTTGGTATTGCACAAATCGGTAAAGCGTTTCGCAATGAAATTGTAGCCCGTCAGTTCATCTTTCGCATGCGTGAGTTTGAACAAATGGAGATGCAGTTTTTTGTGAAGCCGGGTGAAGAAATGCAGTGGTATGAGTTCTGGAAAGCGAAAAGAATGAAATGGCATAACGCCCTTGGCTTAGGTGAAGCCAACTACCGTTTCCACGATCACCTGAATCTGGCCCACTACGCCAATGCGGCATGTGATATCCAGTTCAATTTTCCGATGGGCTTCCGTGAACTGGAAGGCATTCACTCGCGTACCGATTTCGATTTAAAAAATCACGAAAAATATTCCGGAAAAAAACTTCAATACTTCGATCCGGAAGACAATCAAAACTTCATTCCGTATGTAGTGGAGACATCCATTGGGTTAGATCGTATGTTCCTTGCGGTTTTATCCAAATCGTACCTGGAAGAAAAACTGGCTGATGGCAGTGAGCGTGTGGTGCTGCGCATACCCGCACCACTGGCGCCCAATAAAGTGGCCATTCTTCCGTTAACCAAAAAAGACGGCCTACCAGAAAAGGCTATGGAAATAATGAACGAGCTGAAATTCCATGTGCGTTGCTTCTACGAAGAAAAGGATGCCATCGGTAAACGCTACCGCAGGCAGGATGCTATTGGCACACCCTATTGTGTAACGGTAGATCACCAAACGCTTCAGGATAATACGGTGACCATACGCCACCGCGACACCATGGAACAAGAACGTGTTGCCATCCAATCGTTGAAAACAACCTTAACCGAGGCGTGCTCCATTAACAACATCCTGAAAAGGATCTAGTCTTTATGTTTTTCTTCATCCTGGTAGTTGGCTTTGTAATCGCTGCAACCTACTACCGTCATCAGCTTGAGGCTGCTTACGAAGAAGCAGGCAGAAGGGCTGCGCCTATCCGCTCAGCCATTCTTCCATTCCCGCAAACATATAAGGAAATTTTGTTGAAATACTTTCCATATTACAACCGGCTGAACACCTCGCAACAACATGCCTTCGAACAAAAGCTGTTAACTTTTATCTTGTCTAAAAAATTTATCCCGCGTCAGTTCGATGCTATTACAGATGAAATGAGAGTTATGGTAGGGGCGTGTGCCGTGCAACTCACGTTCGGTTTGCCCCGCATATACTTACAGCACTTTTCTAAAATACTGATTTACCCAACCGATTATTACTCCTCACTGACTAAACGCTTTCATAAAGGTGAAGTTAACCCGGCATTCGGTGCCATTGTACTAAGCTGGAAAAGCTTTGTGGATGGCTACATCTACCCAACCGACTCGGTAAACCTTGGGTTGCACGAAATGGCCCATGCGTTACGGCTCGAAAACATCATCCACAACGATGAGTATGACTTTTTTGATGATGCTCTGGTGGAAAAATTTGATTCTTATGCTTACCAGCTTTGTCATTTGCCGCAGTATGCCAATGAAACTTTTTTGCGGGCCTATGCCTGTGCCAACGAGCATGAGTTTTTTGCAGTAGCGGTAGAGAATTTTTTTGAGCGCCCAGCCGAATTTAAATATGCCCTGCCTGAATTATACGAAACCCTTGCACAGCTGCTGAGGCAGGATCCATTAATGCTAAATTCATAACGATTTTCCTGCCAAATCATTAGCTTTGAAGCCTTGTCGTTCAGGCTGTTTTATCCAGTTTATTTATGTGGACATCACTTGCGCACTTTATCATTTCGTACAGGCTTCCGTTGTTTATCGCCATCGCGCTGATCACGGTTTTTATGGGCTACCATGGGCGAAAGGTAGAGATGAGCTACGACTTTCGCGGCACTGTTCCGGCCAACGATCCAGAGCAGATATTTTTCACAGAATTTAAAGAACAGTTCGGTGAAGATGGTGGTATTGTGGCCATTGGCTTGAAGGACAGCAGCATTTACCAATACAAAAATTTCGAAAAGCTGCGCGAGTTCTGTGTTTCCGTAAAACAAATACCGGGTATCAACGATGTGATCTCGCTTCCTCAAATAAAAATGATGGAAAAAGATACTGCCCGGAAACAATTCAAACTGGTAGATATTTTTCCGGGAAAAGTAAAAAGTCAGCAGGAACTGGACAGCCTGCTGAAAGAAGCTGCAAAACAAAAATTTTATTTAGGGCAGATTACCAATCAGGAGAATGGTGCCATCGCCATCCTGATATCCATCAACAAAGACTATTTGAATTCCTCCAGGCGCATAGAAGTTACCAATGAAATTATTAAGCGTGGAGGGCACTTCACAGAAAGCACAGATATCGTATTACACTATGCAGGTCTGC is part of the Cyclobacteriaceae bacterium genome and harbors:
- a CDS encoding zinc-dependent peptidase; this translates as MFFFILVVGFVIAATYYRHQLEAAYEEAGRRAAPIRSAILPFPQTYKEILLKYFPYYNRLNTSQQHAFEQKLLTFILSKKFIPRQFDAITDEMRVMVGACAVQLTFGLPRIYLQHFSKILIYPTDYYSSLTKRFHKGEVNPAFGAIVLSWKSFVDGYIYPTDSVNLGLHEMAHALRLENIIHNDEYDFFDDALVEKFDSYAYQLCHLPQYANETFLRAYACANEHEFFAVAVENFFERPAEFKYALPELYETLAQLLRQDPLMLNS
- a CDS encoding glycine--tRNA ligase; protein product: MANQEDNLFKNVIAHAKEYGFIFPSSEIYDGLSAVYDYGQNGAELKNNIKEYWWKFMTMLHENIVGIDAAIFMHPTTWKASGHVDAFNDPMIDNKDSKKRYRADQLIEGYIEKLEEKIEKEVEKAARRFENFDRAMFVSTNTRVLEYQKKIDEVNERLKEAMGSGNMEAMKQLIIDLEIADPISGSRNWTDVRQFNLMFSTEMGSVADDANKIYLRPETAQGIFVNFLNVQKTGRMKIPFGIAQIGKAFRNEIVARQFIFRMREFEQMEMQFFVKPGEEMQWYEFWKAKRMKWHNALGLGEANYRFHDHLNLAHYANAACDIQFNFPMGFRELEGIHSRTDFDLKNHEKYSGKKLQYFDPEDNQNFIPYVVETSIGLDRMFLAVLSKSYLEEKLADGSERVVLRIPAPLAPNKVAILPLTKKDGLPEKAMEIMNELKFHVRCFYEEKDAIGKRYRRQDAIGTPYCVTVDHQTLQDNTVTIRHRDTMEQERVAIQSLKTTLTEACSINNILKRI